In Citrus sinensis cultivar Valencia sweet orange chromosome 3, DVS_A1.0, whole genome shotgun sequence, the sequence TTGCATATTAATTGTTGAGAGACGAAAGGTGAGAGACGACGAAGAATGTCTGCAAGTGGGatatttcttgaaaaatattttatgaatttatttcaaagaacttccaaaacatgtttaacttgTTTTCTCAATTATAACTATCAAGTGGACTCTGTTTTACATGTTTtacaattcatattttataaactgGCCACCGAACAtgtatcaaattaaaattttgaaacaaaaaaatgaaaataggtGTTATAAAACAATACCGAACGGGCTTGGTCTTCAGCTCCCGATTTCTTGTGATTCAATTATGCTAGTTCGTCCGTTCCTCTTAATATTGATATTGATATTAATATTACTTTGATccattaaatgataatattggaTATTAATTGCTGAGAGGTTTTTAGAGTGATAAAAAGTCATTTGAGACACGAGACATGAGGAAGAATGCGAGATGAAAGTTGAGAGATGACCCAAGAAGAAGTTGGTGAGGGAGGAAAGAAAGTagaaagtgaaattatttCTTGGAaagtattttatgaatttattttttttaaaagtattttataatatttatttcgaAGAATACCAAAacatgtttaatttgttttctcaaTTACAACTATTAAGTACTGGACTCTGGTTTGCATATTTTACAATTCATATTTCAAGAACTACCCACTGAatcacattaaaattttaatgaaaacaggtgttttaaaagaaataccGAAGAGGCTTATTAATCTTCAGCTCCCGATTTCTTGCAATTCAATTATGCTAGTTCGTCCGCTCCACTCAACGGTCACATTCCCCATTTGTGTTATCAATAAAcacttttacttttaaaatgcATGTAACGAGAAAAAAAGTTCAATACCCCACGGACAACAATCACCAACGGTCACTTTTTCCACTTTGTTCCAATTTCAAGAAGATCTTTTTGAACCTCTCTATTATTCTTTCattaacccaaaaaagaaTCCCATTACTTAAACATTAAgacaatatttatattaaaataacccccccccaaaataaaaaagaaatccatCACATAACCTAATTAACTGTGCCACCAGCCGTGAGTTTTAGAGAATTTGATCAGAAAGAGACGGCAGTCGCCGTACAAAGTTGACGGGAACAGACGGCATGTCGCCTCGAAACCTCGGATGACGCAAGTAATAAAATCCATAACCGAGGACGAACAGCTTAAACGGCACCGCATAAAACACCAAAGAAGCTACTAAGCAAAGCACCACAAAAATCCACGTGGCTCGTGGGTCCCTCCAGTTAAACAATGCCTCCAATCTCTCCCCTtgtgctgccacgtcacctaATAAGGTCTGGGCCCTCCCTGCCAATGCCCTTAACCGGTCGTATCGGATACGGACTACTTCGGAGGGCCGTGATGTGGGGAACCCATCGAATTCCTCATCAAGCTCATCAGGGCCAACCACGTCTACGTAAGAGAGCCTTGGGTCCATGTTTTGTGGGACCCTTTGGCGGTAACGAAATCTCAACGCTACGACCAAGAAGGCGTACATGAATACGGTGGGGAGCACTAGATGTGGACATAACACGACTGCAACCAGCAGCACGTGCACTAAAATTGTAGTGGGTGTGTGTGCCCACGTGCGTATCCCGTCCAACCAACGCGCCAAAGTTGCCGCACGCGTCAAACAGCCCACGACCCGGAACCAATTAGCCTTGCTTCTCCTCATGCTCCACACGTGTGTGTCTGTATCCAACATGAATTGAACAACTTCCTGTCCCAACGGTGGCTCGGAGCGTGCGAGCCGAGCCGTGACTATACGCATAGCCGTGTGGCGCAGTATGTCTTGTTGAGCTGGACCCAGTGGGCGCACATAATGCATTCTCGGTAGCATTGGTGTTGCATATGCTTGAATCAAGTTTAGCCATGATGAACAAGTAAATCTAACAGCAATCTCAATCTCTCCCATCTTTTTGGCCCCACCTGGCAGCAATACAGTGAGGGAATATGAATTGAGATACACCCGATTTGTGTCAAGCGTCGACAGCCGTACACGTATTTTTCCCACTCTAACATCTTTCCCTGGCTTCCCTGCTTCATCACGCTTGTACCGTCCATTATCAAATACACCAATCGTGAGCACCGTACATGGATCATAGACATCCCAAGTGTACTGTTCATTCCACCGTGGATTAAATCGATCGAGGATCGTACGGGTACGGACCCATTTTGGCCCATACTTGGCCACCACATAAGCATCAGTAGTGCCACGTGTACCATCTTTAGTCTTCACAGGAAGCAGATTAGTGGCACCTCGAATACCCACCTCCAGTAAACCAATAGGAGACTTGGCTAACTGTTTAGCGGCGGCTCGAACATCACTAGTCACGTGAGCAGCCTCATCTAACACGTGGTAGCCACCTTCCAAACAGGCTCGCAGGTGTATCCTCCCTGCGTACGGCCGTGTCTCATCACCAACCAAGTTGAACCATCTTGATTTTGGCTCCGCTCGATCATCAATCCTACGCTCCACTGTTGACATTTGAATTCTGGCATGGCCCACAGAGCACCCATTGGTCACATCCTCAACAGTCACCACCAAAAACGGCTCAAACGGCTCAGCGGCAACAAAAACCAAATCCTCATTCCAAGTCGGGTTAGCGGAGCTGGATGGGGAAAGCCCCACAGAAGTCCGGCCCGTTTTGAAAAGTTGGGCTCCAAGCTGACCTTTGACATAGAGCTCAGGGCTCCTAACCTTAGGCTCGGATCCCGAACCAGGCTGCAAATCTTGGGTTTGGATAACCGTTAATCTCAAATACCAAAGCTTGGGCGAGAGGTACACCTTGGCTCGAGTCTCCGGTATCAACCCACCGGAATTCGATTGCCAGGCCTCCTGAAACGCTTCATCAGCCTGAGTCCCTATCCAAACGGCGAGCATAACGTCATTTCCCGGTAACTTCTCTGATTCCAAACTGTACCACTGTGGAGCTAAAGGACTATCCGGAGGCACCCTCTTGGGTACCTCCTGCAAATCAAACAACACCGTTCCCAAACAATTCTCAGTGcactcttcattttctttcttctcctcGCTCCAAACTGAAACCTCAAGTGAGGTCGAATTCAAGCCTTCTTTATCAAATGCAAAAACCTGGTCCCAGTCTTTATCAGCCTGGCTTTTAGTTTTGATACTATGAGTACCAATCACCAGCTTAGCGTACAACGAGCCGTTAGATACGTTACCGGCTCGCTTAGCTTTGAGCACTCGAACGTACAAAAACGGCATGCGATCAACCAGATCGTAAGCGCTGCGACTCCGATCGCTTGTTAGAGACCGGAGCTCATGCTCGTTAAGGCGAAGCTCTTGAGTTTTTGTCTCCGTTACTGTGGCTTTATCTTTTGCATTGCTCGGTTTATCGCTTTGAGCTAAAGGAGGATTCTGCACCTCAACCGGTGTAGCCGCCACTGCCGCTGCCGCCGGAGGAGCCTCTGCTGGCTTGGGATTTGTATTCTCCTCCGGTGGCTTTTCTTCTTTAggtttctcttcttctttcttcccCTCCACCGTAGCTggtttctcttcttttttctcctctcCTACAGCTTTCTCCGGTGGCTTATCCGCCACCGCGGCCTCCGGCTTTGTTGCAGGTTCTGCAACAGCAGCAGCTTCCGGCGCGGGCGCCGGTGGATCCTCGTCTATATAATAAACCTTGAGCCCGATTTCTCCTTTAATCTGCGAAAAAACGCTCCTCTTCTCTAAGGGATAGTAAACCGAACTCTCGGATCCAACTTTCGCAAAAGTGCTTCCAGCAATTTTAACTTTTCCGAGAAAAGTGCTTCTCTTGCCAGTCTTCTTATCGTTGTAAAGATTTATCTCCAAGATTTCCGTAGGCATGGACTCCGCGTCGTGAACGAGAAACTCGAGCCTCTCGTCCCACTGCGGGTTGAGATCTCTGAACTTGGTCTTCGTTCTTCTTCTCTGTCCGTCGAAGTCCACTATCACATAGGCACTCGCCGTCCCTTGGCCATCTTTCGGCATCAAGTTCTTCGCGTTGCAGACCTCGACGATCAGCTTTCTATTGCAACTTTCCGCCATTGAGATCGAGATTCAAAGACGTTGAGATTATACAGAACTGATTTCTTGTTAGAGTTTTGAGTTGAGAGAAGGAAAGTGAATGAAAAGAAAGTGATGGCGTGTGTTTTGTCTGAAATGGAGGTAGAGAGGGACCGGTTGGGGAAATTAAAAAGGGCAGTGGGGGAGCGGGACACGTAGGAAGAGCGTGAACACGTGGCGTAATCTTGGGGGGAGAGATTTTTGGATTCGTACGGGGGCAGATAGGCAAGAGTAGCGTGGGTGAACCGGTGAGCAGCGCGCCTGGTGCTGACTCATGACTGCTGAGTGTATTTTTGGATAGCGGGACTTTCTGTAATGGGACCTGGTTTTGTGGTTATTTGCAATATTGCTATTATTCTTAGGATCGATCTAAGTTACGTTTATCGAAACATACAGGCAGTGAAATGAATTCATCGCCCACCAGTTAAATGAATTCGCTCCAAGTTACGTTTATGGATCCccctaagttacatgcatgtaacttagcattagcCTACGTTTATTTACACGTgataatcatgaaaatgacAGGTGCAATCATGAATTCACCGTCCACCAGTTAATACTCGCGGTGAGTTGACTGGAAACCACAACAGCAGTTGCACAAACTTTTTAGCAAAGTAGtgttatacattttaaatttttttattttaaaaaattattttaaatgatgtatcatttattaattaattgatgagataatataattaatttatttagatattgtaaataattatcaattatttaattaatgacacatcatttgagataattttttgagataaaaaatttaggatgTGTAGTATTACTCTTTAACAAATCGTCATTtactttttgtcttttaataatttccttttcttttagagttaatttggtaaaatacttttttttaattcctctTCTCACAACtgttaaaaagaatcaaagatATTggtgtaaaaatttaaaaaatatatattaaaagaacACTGTAACATAATTAACAGTTAGATTATCTTGAACATATTCCAAATAata encodes:
- the LOC102618624 gene encoding FT-interacting protein 7, giving the protein MAESCNRKLIVEVCNAKNLMPKDGQGTASAYVIVDFDGQRRRTKTKFRDLNPQWDERLEFLVHDAESMPTEILEINLYNDKKTGKRSTFLGKVKIAGSTFAKVGSESSVYYPLEKRSVFSQIKGEIGLKVYYIDEDPPAPAPEAAAVAEPATKPEAAVADKPPEKAVGEEKKEEKPATVEGKKEEEKPKEEKPPEENTNPKPAEAPPAAAAVAATPVEVQNPPLAQSDKPSNAKDKATVTETKTQELRLNEHELRSLTSDRSRSAYDLVDRMPFLYVRVLKAKRAGNVSNGSLYAKLVIGTHSIKTKSQADKDWDQVFAFDKEGLNSTSLEVSVWSEEKKENEECTENCLGTVLFDLQEVPKRVPPDSPLAPQWYSLESEKLPGNDVMLAVWIGTQADEAFQEAWQSNSGGLIPETRAKVYLSPKLWYLRLTVIQTQDLQPGSGSEPKVRSPELYVKGQLGAQLFKTGRTSVGLSPSSSANPTWNEDLVFVAAEPFEPFLVVTVEDVTNGCSVGHARIQMSTVERRIDDRAEPKSRWFNLVGDETRPYAGRIHLRACLEGGYHVLDEAAHVTSDVRAAAKQLAKSPIGLLEVGIRGATNLLPVKTKDGTRGTTDAYVVAKYGPKWVRTRTILDRFNPRWNEQYTWDVYDPCTVLTIGVFDNGRYKRDEAGKPGKDVRVGKIRVRLSTLDTNRVYLNSYSLTVLLPGGAKKMGEIEIAVRFTCSSWLNLIQAYATPMLPRMHYVRPLGPAQQDILRHTAMRIVTARLARSEPPLGQEVVQFMLDTDTHVWSMRRSKANWFRVVGCLTRAATLARWLDGIRTWAHTPTTILVHVLLVAVVLCPHLVLPTVFMYAFLVVALRFRYRQRVPQNMDPRLSYVDVVGPDELDEEFDGFPTSRPSEVVRIRYDRLRALAGRAQTLLGDVAAQGERLEALFNWRDPRATWIFVVLCLVASLVFYAVPFKLFVLGYGFYYLRHPRFRGDMPSVPVNFVRRLPSLSDQIL